ATTGCAATTGATGGTTTAACTGATCAAACAATGACTGAAATGGCAAGCAATGTTGATGCACTGTTTTTACCTACAATTTCATACGGTTTTCTTGCAAAGCTTGCAATGACAATTGATGATGAGAAGGCACTTGCGTTATGTATTCACTTCCAACTAGTCGGGAAAAAACTAATTGTTGCAAAAGATGCAATTGCTCGAAAAGGTGAGCAAAAGCTTCTAATGCCACATTCCATCCAAGAACGAATTTCTACATATATAAGTCAACTTGTTAAGGATGGCGTTAGTGTACTGAAGATGAAAGAAGTTGAAAAGTGGCTTCAGCAAAATGTTGATGCAATACAAGTGAAAAAACCTGTTTTACTTGCAAAGCATATTGTAGAAATTGCAGAAGAAGGCGACAACGAGTTACAGCTTTCAAAGAACACTGTAATTTCCCCACTAGGAAAAGATATGGCAAGGGAATTGGGTATCTCATTAAAGATGAAGGAGTAAAGCCATGATAATTGGACAAGTTGCCGGAAGCGTCGTTTCTACTACAAAAGACGTAAAGCTTCAAGGGAAAAAACTTCTAATTGTTCAGCCACTTGACATGGTCACTTTGAAACCAGATGGAAAACAAGTTGTTGCTATCGACACTGTTGGTTCTGGAAAAGGTGAAGTAGTCATGGTTGTGAGCGGAAGTTCAGCTAGACAAACAGAAATAACAAATGGTACGCCAGTTGATGCAGCTATTATTGGAGTAGTTGATATCATTGAAATTCAAGGCGACGTTACATTTGATAAAACGAAAGGGAGGTAAACATCGTGCAAGTTTCTGAAAAAGATATTCAAAAACTAGTAGAACAAGTGTTATCGAAAATTTCGACAGAAGCTACTAGCAGTGAAAAGGCAAATCCTGAACCAGTTGTAGCGCTAGAAGACGGCGTATTTGCAACTGTTGATGAATGCGTTCAAGCTGCAATGGTAGCGGAAAAAGAAATGCGTTCTGTCTCACTTGCAACTCGTCGAGCAATGATTAAAGCAATGCGTGAAGTAAGTATTCGTCATGCAGAAGAATTAGCTATTATTGCTGTAAATGAAACGGGTCTAGGACGTATTGAAGACAAGAAAAATAAAAATCTATTAGCTGCAGAAAAAACACCTGGAGTTGAAGATTTAGTAAGCACTACTTATTCTGGTGATGATGGTCTAACATTAGTTGAACAAGCACCATTTGGAATTGTAGGTTCAATTACACCAACAACAAACCCAGCAGCAACAATCATTAACAACAGTATTTCATTAATCGCAGCAGGTAATGTCGTTGTTTACAACCCGCACCCAAGCGCGAAAAAAGTTTCACTAAAAGCAATGCAATTACTAAATCAAGCAATTGTATCAGCTGGTGGTCCTAAAAATGCATTAACATCAGTTGCTACGCCAAACTTAGACACTAGTAAACAAGTAATGGAGCACAAAGATATTCGCGCATTAGTAGTTACTGGTGGTGGTTTAGTAGTTAAAGCAGCAATGAAAACTGGTAAAAAAGTTATTGCAGCAGGTCCTGGTAACCCGCCA
This genomic interval from Lottiidibacillus patelloidae contains the following:
- a CDS encoding EutN/CcmL family microcompartment protein — its product is MIIGQVAGSVVSTTKDVKLQGKKLLIVQPLDMVTLKPDGKQVVAIDTVGSGKGEVVMVVSGSSARQTEITNGTPVDAAIIGVVDIIEIQGDVTFDKTKGR
- a CDS encoding aldehyde dehydrogenase family protein, which translates into the protein MQVSEKDIQKLVEQVLSKISTEATSSEKANPEPVVALEDGVFATVDECVQAAMVAEKEMRSVSLATRRAMIKAMREVSIRHAEELAIIAVNETGLGRIEDKKNKNLLAAEKTPGVEDLVSTTYSGDDGLTLVEQAPFGIVGSITPTTNPAATIINNSISLIAAGNVVVYNPHPSAKKVSLKAMQLLNQAIVSAGGPKNALTSVATPNLDTSKQVMEHKDIRALVVTGGGLVVKAAMKTGKKVIAAGPGNPPVVVDETADLEKAGRDIVNGASFDNNVLCTAEKEVFVVDKVASTLIKEMEKSGAVLLKGFQLEKLLKTVLTEKDGKHYPAREFIGKDASVILEAAGLKADPSVKLIICETKFDHPLVWTEMLMPVLPIVRVPDVDTAIEMAVKAEKGNRHTAMMHSQNVTNMTKMAREIQATIFVKNGPSYAGLGFNGEGFTTLTIAGPTGEGLTSARTFTRQRRCALVEGLRII